A genome region from Schaalia sp. 19OD2882 includes the following:
- the ruvB gene encoding Holliday junction branch migration DNA helicase RuvB, producing the protein MRIVAPDAGELERAAEAALRPKRLAEFVGQAKVRDQLQLVLDAARGRAVPSDHVLLAGPPGLGKTTLAMIIAAEMGTSLRLTSGPAIQHAGDLAAILSGLQEGDVLFIDEIHRLARTAEEMLYLAMEDFRVDVVIGKGPGATSIPLTLPPFTVVGATTRSGLLPAPLRDRFGFTAHLEFYETEELESVVRRSAELLGAEIAAPAAHEIASRSRGTPRIANRLLRRVVDFAQVRGDGSLSLEAARGALTLFEVDARGLDRLDRAVLEAVCTRFGGGPVGLTTLAVTVGEEAETVETVAEPYLVREGFLVRTTRGRAATPAAWSHLGLTPPAESTLFN; encoded by the coding sequence ATGCGCATCGTCGCCCCCGACGCGGGCGAACTCGAACGTGCCGCCGAAGCGGCGCTGCGGCCCAAACGCCTGGCCGAGTTCGTCGGACAGGCCAAGGTGCGTGACCAGTTGCAACTGGTCCTGGACGCCGCGCGCGGCAGGGCGGTGCCCTCCGACCACGTCCTGCTCGCGGGCCCGCCGGGTCTGGGCAAGACCACCTTGGCCATGATCATCGCCGCTGAGATGGGCACCTCGCTTCGCTTGACTTCCGGGCCTGCGATCCAGCACGCCGGAGACCTGGCCGCGATCCTGTCGGGTCTGCAGGAAGGCGATGTCCTCTTCATCGACGAGATCCACCGTCTGGCCCGCACCGCCGAGGAGATGCTCTACCTGGCGATGGAGGACTTCCGCGTGGACGTGGTCATCGGCAAGGGGCCCGGGGCCACATCGATCCCCCTGACCCTGCCGCCCTTCACGGTGGTCGGGGCGACGACGCGCTCTGGCCTGCTGCCCGCACCCCTTCGTGACCGATTCGGTTTCACGGCGCATCTGGAGTTCTACGAGACCGAGGAACTCGAATCCGTCGTCCGCAGGTCGGCGGAGCTTCTCGGCGCCGAGATCGCCGCCCCCGCGGCCCACGAGATCGCCTCACGCTCTCGCGGTACTCCACGCATCGCGAACCGCCTGCTGCGCCGTGTCGTCGATTTCGCCCAGGTCAGGGGAGACGGTTCACTGTCCTTGGAGGCCGCCCGCGGGGCCCTCACCCTGTTCGAGGTCGACGCCCGCGGTTTGGACCGCCTGGACCGTGCGGTGCTCGAAGCCGTGTGCACCCGCTTCGGGGGAGGACCTGTGGGCCTGACCACCCTTGCCGTGACCGTCGGTGAAGAGGCCGAGACCGTCGAGACGGTCGCCGAACCGTACCTCGTGCGCGAGGGATTCCTCGTGCGCACCACCAGGGGGCGTGCGGCGACTCCGGCAGCCTGGTCCCACTTGGGTCTGACCCCACCGGCCGAATCGACGCTGTTCAACTGA
- the yajC gene encoding preprotein translocase subunit YajC, which translates to MAQFFQTYGTYIVLGAVLLGLMWWSSNSRKRMEAQRAEREAKMLADLTPGAWVKTVFGFWGRYVDTDGDIVILETADGTETYWEKKTIQEVGTPPFASDSHEDASVEAADEDEDEETVLGLDKPENDLKN; encoded by the coding sequence GTGGCACAGTTCTTCCAAACGTACGGCACGTACATCGTCCTGGGAGCCGTGCTCCTCGGCCTCATGTGGTGGTCGAGCAACAGTCGCAAGCGCATGGAGGCCCAGCGGGCCGAACGTGAGGCGAAGATGCTCGCCGACCTCACGCCCGGCGCCTGGGTGAAGACCGTTTTCGGTTTCTGGGGACGCTACGTCGACACCGACGGTGACATCGTCATCCTCGAAACGGCCGACGGCACCGAGACCTACTGGGAGAAGAAGACCATCCAGGAAGTCGGCACACCCCCCTTCGCATCCGACTCGCACGAGGACGCCTCCGTCGAGGCCGCCGACGAGGACGAGGACGAGGAAACCGTTCTCGGCCTCGACAAGCCCGAGAACGACCTGAAGAACTGA
- the secD gene encoding protein translocase subunit SecD gives MASNRRHPLRALLTLVVLSVIGVGALVIGNVTGNGASYTPKLALDLEGGTQLILTPVSTEQSGRAVTEADIAEAINIIRSRVDASGVAEAEITSLGQENIVVAIPGRPSQETLDLIRSSSQMNFRPVLQIVQATTQVPVTATPSVNASGAQSGQAPQSAAANTTEQSGQSAAAEQSGAGAQSGDTAQSFRVVQNVLPEDQATKLADRNQDGTLADAPQSTPANNSDMSWVTEKALFDLYTLDCTKPGRVEGAADKPYAACDDSGQIKYLLGPVDVSGANLDKAAAGLGTNSQGQPTGEWVVSLQFDAEGTKAFAASSQTLFGFQKSDPEGGAAFGSPDRNHFAVVLDGKVITAPSMNAIISTGMAEISGSFTAASATALANQLSFGSLPLNFEVQSEQQISATLGSEHLEKGLWAGLIGLILVVAYLLWQYRGLSIVATGSLLVAAFLTYLVITLLSWTMGYRLSLAGIAGLIVAVGVTADSFIVYFERIRDEVRDGRPLLAAVSEGWDRAKRTIIVSDAVNLVAAVVLYVLAVGGVQGFAFTLGVTTVVDLFVIFLFTHPVMELLIRTEFFGGGHKLSGLDPEHLGAKNALVYAGRGRFTTAGVRAAAREKGASVEDALSVEDRPMSLAERRRAEREAATASTAAASVATEETLGGVEDSEQVQKEDEQR, from the coding sequence GTGGCTAGCAACAGACGACACCCCCTGCGCGCGCTCCTGACACTGGTCGTCCTCTCCGTCATCGGAGTGGGTGCCCTCGTCATCGGGAACGTCACCGGCAACGGGGCGTCATACACCCCCAAACTCGCGCTCGACCTCGAAGGCGGCACCCAACTCATCCTGACCCCCGTGTCGACCGAGCAGAGTGGTCGGGCGGTCACCGAGGCCGACATCGCCGAGGCGATCAACATCATCCGCTCGCGCGTCGACGCCTCGGGCGTGGCCGAGGCGGAAATCACCTCATTGGGCCAGGAGAACATCGTCGTGGCCATCCCGGGTAGACCCTCGCAGGAGACCCTGGACCTCATCCGCTCCTCCTCGCAGATGAACTTCCGTCCGGTCCTCCAGATCGTCCAGGCCACCACCCAGGTGCCCGTGACCGCCACACCCTCCGTCAACGCCTCCGGAGCCCAGTCGGGCCAGGCCCCCCAGTCCGCAGCTGCCAACACCACCGAGCAGTCCGGACAGTCCGCTGCCGCTGAGCAGTCCGGTGCCGGCGCCCAGAGCGGCGACACCGCCCAGTCGTTCCGCGTCGTCCAGAACGTCCTTCCCGAAGACCAGGCCACCAAGCTGGCCGACAGGAACCAGGACGGCACACTGGCCGATGCGCCCCAGTCGACCCCTGCGAACAACTCCGACATGTCGTGGGTGACCGAGAAGGCCCTCTTCGACCTGTACACACTGGACTGCACCAAGCCCGGCCGGGTCGAAGGTGCCGCTGACAAGCCCTACGCCGCCTGTGACGACTCCGGTCAGATCAAGTACCTGCTCGGTCCCGTGGACGTCTCGGGCGCGAACCTCGACAAGGCTGCGGCGGGACTGGGCACCAACAGCCAGGGCCAGCCCACCGGTGAGTGGGTGGTCAGCCTGCAATTCGACGCCGAGGGAACCAAGGCCTTCGCCGCGTCCTCACAGACCCTCTTCGGATTCCAGAAGAGCGATCCCGAAGGGGGAGCGGCCTTCGGCAGTCCCGACCGCAACCACTTCGCCGTGGTCCTGGACGGAAAGGTCATCACGGCGCCGTCCATGAACGCCATCATCTCCACCGGCATGGCGGAGATCTCCGGGTCCTTCACGGCGGCCTCGGCGACGGCCCTGGCCAACCAGCTGAGTTTCGGCTCCCTGCCGTTGAACTTCGAGGTCCAGTCCGAACAGCAGATCTCGGCAACTCTGGGCTCGGAGCACCTGGAAAAGGGCCTGTGGGCCGGCCTCATCGGCCTCATCCTGGTGGTCGCCTACCTGCTGTGGCAGTACCGCGGTCTGTCGATCGTGGCCACCGGGTCGCTGCTCGTGGCGGCCTTCCTCACCTACCTCGTCATCACACTGCTGTCGTGGACCATGGGGTACCGGCTGTCGCTTGCGGGTATCGCGGGCCTGATCGTCGCCGTGGGTGTGACGGCGGACTCCTTCATCGTCTACTTCGAACGCATCCGTGACGAAGTGCGCGACGGACGCCCGCTGCTCGCCGCAGTCTCAGAGGGCTGGGACCGTGCCAAACGGACGATCATCGTCTCCGACGCAGTGAACCTGGTCGCCGCAGTCGTGCTCTACGTGCTCGCGGTGGGCGGCGTGCAGGGCTTCGCATTCACCCTGGGTGTGACCACCGTGGTCGACCTCTTCGTCATCTTCCTCTTCACCCACCCCGTCATGGAACTCCTCATCCGTACGGAGTTCTTCGGTGGAGGGCACAAACTCTCCGGCCTCGACCCGGAGCACTTGGGAGCCAAGAACGCCCTCGTCTACGCCGGACGTGGCCGCTTCACCACGGCAGGAGTCCGGGCCGCTGCCCGCGAGAAGGGTGCCTCGGTCGAGGATGCCCTGTCGGTCGAGGACCGCCCCATGTCCTTGGCGGAGCGCCGCCGCGCCGAACGTGAGGCCGCCACCGCCTCCACCGCGGCCGCCTCCGTCGCCACCGAGGAGACACTTGGAGGCGTCGAGGATTCCGAGCAGGTCCAGAAGGAGGACGAGCAACGATGA
- the secF gene encoding protein translocase subunit SecF, with protein sequence MMSFAQWGNALYAGDKSYPIVPNRKIFVGVSGAIVLLSFVLMAVLGIQRSIEFTGGSQFTVVGSAVTTQQIAVDAVKGTGLASEVKVSNVGTDGIRVQTESLSSADTATVRDALAKAYEVPATDIQSSSIGPSWGKDVTWKAAQSLVIFLTLVAALMAVYFRSWTMAASAIIALVHDIVVTVGFFSLLHVEISPATVIGFLTILGYSLYDTVVVFDKVRELTRDIDEQKRYTFAELVNLAVNQTMVRSINTSVVALLPVGAILVIGSLLLGAGTLTDISLALFIGMIAGTYSSIFIASPLLVIFEEMRGRRRAHDELVAAERTRHGHTTDEPVRVAPVVPGRRLGNENQPKRKGHR encoded by the coding sequence ATGATGAGCTTCGCCCAGTGGGGCAATGCCCTGTACGCGGGGGACAAGTCGTACCCCATCGTCCCCAACCGCAAGATCTTCGTCGGTGTCTCCGGAGCGATCGTCCTGCTGTCCTTCGTCCTCATGGCCGTACTGGGCATCCAGCGCTCCATCGAGTTCACCGGGGGCTCGCAGTTCACGGTCGTCGGTTCCGCAGTGACCACCCAGCAGATCGCGGTCGACGCCGTCAAGGGCACGGGCCTGGCCTCCGAAGTCAAGGTCTCCAACGTCGGTACCGACGGCATCCGTGTCCAGACCGAGTCCCTGAGTTCTGCCGACACGGCGACCGTGCGCGACGCACTGGCCAAGGCCTACGAGGTGCCTGCCACCGACATCCAGTCCTCCTCCATCGGACCGTCCTGGGGCAAGGACGTGACATGGAAGGCCGCCCAATCGCTGGTCATCTTCCTCACGCTGGTGGCGGCCCTCATGGCGGTGTACTTCCGTTCGTGGACCATGGCCGCCTCGGCGATCATCGCCCTCGTGCACGACATCGTCGTCACCGTCGGCTTCTTCTCGCTGCTCCACGTGGAGATCTCACCGGCCACCGTCATCGGCTTCCTGACGATCCTCGGGTACTCCCTCTACGACACCGTCGTCGTCTTCGACAAGGTGCGTGAGCTGACCAGGGACATCGACGAGCAGAAGCGCTACACCTTCGCCGAACTGGTCAACCTGGCCGTCAACCAGACGATGGTGCGCTCCATCAACACCTCCGTGGTGGCTCTGCTGCCCGTGGGCGCGATCCTCGTCATCGGGTCCCTCCTTCTGGGAGCCGGCACTCTCACCGACATCTCACTTGCCCTGTTCATCGGCATGATCGCGGGAACCTATTCCTCGATCTTCATCGCCTCCCCGCTGCTCGTCATCTTCGAGGAAATGCGCGGCAGGCGGAGGGCCCATGACGAACTGGTCGCCGCCGAACGCACCCGCCACGGCCACACCACGGACGAGCCCGTCCGGGTGGCACCAGTGGTGCCGGGACGGCGCCTCGGCAACGAGAACCAGCCCAAGCGGAAGGGGCATCGCTGA
- a CDS encoding adenine phosphoribosyltransferase: MAHEFGDRIAHLVTSNLREIQDFPEPGVLFRDITPLLANGPAFKELVDLLAEHYEGRIDAVAGLESRGFVLAAPLATTLGIGMLTIRKAGKLPGPVIGVDYCLEYGTARMELRPDSVEVGSRVLVLDDVLATGGTAAASAQLLRQAGAEVVAIAVLLELEALGGRARLAGETVESAVVF, translated from the coding sequence ATGGCACACGAGTTCGGTGACCGCATTGCGCACCTGGTCACCTCGAACCTGCGTGAGATCCAGGACTTCCCGGAGCCGGGCGTCCTCTTCCGCGACATCACGCCCCTGTTGGCCAATGGACCCGCCTTCAAGGAGCTTGTCGACCTGCTTGCCGAGCACTACGAGGGTCGCATCGACGCCGTCGCCGGTCTGGAGTCGCGGGGCTTCGTCCTGGCGGCGCCCCTTGCCACCACACTTGGCATCGGCATGCTCACCATCCGCAAGGCGGGAAAGCTTCCCGGCCCCGTGATCGGCGTGGACTACTGCCTGGAGTACGGGACGGCTCGCATGGAACTGCGCCCCGACTCGGTCGAAGTGGGCTCTCGTGTGCTCGTCCTGGACGACGTGCTGGCCACCGGCGGCACGGCAGCGGCATCGGCCCAGCTCCTGCGTCAGGCCGGGGCCGAGGTGGTTGCCATCGCCGTCCTGCTGGAGCTCGAAGCGCTGGGCGGTCGTGCGCGCCTGGCTGGCGAAACCGTGGAGTCCGCCGTCGTCTTCTGA
- a CDS encoding bifunctional (p)ppGpp synthetase/guanosine-3',5'-bis(diphosphate) 3'-pyrophosphohydrolase — MADQTTPQTPKAPAAGSLVRSGLVWVGARSRTTAPEIEPLVRALRANHPKADVSVIERAYATAERAHRGQVRKSGEPYITHPVAVATILAEMGMTTPTLVAALLHDTVEDTDYTVEQLTADFGEPIAQLVDGVTKLDKVRYGASAQSETLRKMIVAMSRDIRVLLIKLGDRLHNARTWRFVPAESAKRKAQETLEIYAPLAHRLGMNMIKWELEELSFKTLYPEIYAEIDRLVGERAPERETYLREVIGRIEEDLRRSGTKGTVSGRPKNHYSIYQKMIVRGKAFDEIFDLVAVRVLVESVKDCYAVLGALHGRWNPIPGRFKDYIAMPKFNLYQSLHTTVVGPGGRPVEIQIRTFEMHERAEHGVAAHWKYKQNPNATSADSDKMSSDEQLNWLRSLVEMERETGDPEEFLDALRYEIAGDEVYVFTPRGEVIVLPAGGTPVDFAYAVHTEVGHHMVGAKVNGRLVSLDTKLDSGETVEVVTSKSDKAGPSRDWLAFVASPRARSKIKAWFSKERREEAIETGKEHLARAMRKQNLPLQRLMNHESLMAVANALGHPDVSALYAAVGENHVSAQNVVSKLVENLGGGDGTEETLSEAVTPGSLTRGRAAATSDSGISVTGMNSNEIWVKLARCCTPVPGDEIVGFITRGQGVSVHRKDCQNAMRLSEVQPERFAEVHWNSTQAGVQYLVQIETRALDRPGLLSDLTRVLSDYRVNILTATTGLSGDQIATARFSFELADMAHLNAVLAALRRVDGVFEAVRLMGNASRRHEVSNG, encoded by the coding sequence ATGGCAGACCAGACGACTCCTCAGACCCCGAAGGCCCCTGCGGCCGGTTCACTGGTGCGCTCAGGACTCGTGTGGGTCGGGGCGCGTTCACGCACCACCGCTCCGGAGATCGAACCGCTGGTGCGCGCCCTTCGCGCCAACCACCCCAAAGCCGACGTGTCGGTGATCGAACGGGCCTACGCCACCGCGGAGCGAGCCCACCGCGGCCAGGTCCGCAAGTCCGGAGAGCCCTACATCACCCATCCGGTGGCAGTGGCGACGATCCTCGCCGAAATGGGCATGACCACCCCGACATTGGTGGCTGCTCTGCTGCACGACACCGTCGAGGACACCGACTACACGGTCGAGCAGCTCACCGCGGACTTCGGCGAACCCATCGCCCAGCTGGTCGACGGCGTGACCAAACTCGACAAGGTGCGCTACGGGGCCTCCGCCCAGTCGGAGACCCTGCGCAAGATGATCGTGGCCATGAGCCGCGACATCCGCGTGCTCCTCATCAAGCTGGGTGACCGGCTGCACAATGCGCGCACCTGGCGCTTCGTGCCCGCGGAATCCGCCAAACGCAAGGCCCAGGAGACCCTGGAGATCTACGCCCCCCTGGCGCACCGCCTGGGCATGAACATGATCAAGTGGGAGTTGGAGGAACTCTCCTTCAAGACCCTCTACCCGGAGATCTACGCGGAGATAGACCGCCTCGTGGGGGAGAGGGCTCCTGAGCGGGAGACCTACCTGCGTGAGGTCATCGGACGCATCGAGGAGGACCTGCGTCGCTCCGGAACCAAGGGGACCGTCAGCGGACGCCCGAAGAACCACTACTCGATCTACCAGAAGATGATCGTGCGTGGAAAGGCCTTCGACGAGATCTTCGACCTGGTCGCAGTGCGCGTCCTGGTGGAGTCCGTCAAGGACTGCTACGCGGTCCTTGGGGCCCTGCACGGCAGGTGGAACCCGATTCCGGGCCGCTTCAAGGACTACATCGCCATGCCGAAGTTCAACCTCTACCAGTCGCTGCACACGACGGTGGTGGGCCCGGGCGGTCGGCCGGTGGAGATCCAGATCCGCACCTTCGAGATGCATGAACGCGCCGAACACGGTGTGGCCGCCCACTGGAAGTACAAGCAGAACCCGAACGCCACCTCCGCCGACTCCGACAAGATGAGTTCGGACGAGCAACTCAACTGGCTGCGGTCCCTGGTCGAGATGGAACGGGAGACCGGGGACCCCGAGGAGTTCCTCGACGCCCTGCGCTACGAGATCGCCGGCGACGAGGTCTACGTCTTCACTCCGCGCGGTGAGGTGATCGTCCTTCCCGCGGGCGGCACACCTGTCGACTTCGCCTACGCCGTGCACACCGAGGTCGGCCACCACATGGTGGGAGCCAAGGTCAACGGGCGCTTGGTCTCCTTGGACACGAAACTCGACTCAGGTGAAACCGTCGAGGTGGTGACCTCGAAGTCCGACAAGGCAGGACCTTCGCGGGACTGGCTGGCCTTCGTCGCCTCCCCCAGGGCCCGTTCGAAGATCAAGGCGTGGTTCTCCAAGGAGCGCCGCGAGGAGGCCATAGAGACCGGCAAGGAGCATCTGGCTCGCGCCATGCGCAAGCAGAACCTGCCTCTGCAGCGTCTCATGAACCACGAGTCCCTCATGGCGGTGGCCAATGCCCTGGGGCATCCGGACGTGTCCGCCCTGTACGCGGCCGTGGGCGAGAACCACGTGTCCGCACAAAACGTCGTGTCGAAACTCGTGGAGAACCTTGGCGGGGGCGACGGCACGGAGGAGACACTCTCAGAGGCGGTCACCCCCGGTTCGCTCACGCGGGGACGCGCTGCGGCCACCTCCGACTCCGGAATCTCGGTGACGGGGATGAACTCCAATGAGATCTGGGTGAAGCTGGCCAGGTGCTGCACTCCCGTGCCCGGCGACGAGATCGTCGGTTTCATCACCAGGGGCCAGGGGGTTTCCGTGCACCGCAAGGACTGCCAGAACGCGATGCGCCTTTCGGAGGTGCAGCCCGAACGCTTCGCGGAGGTCCACTGGAACTCCACGCAGGCGGGGGTCCAGTACCTGGTGCAGATCGAAACCCGGGCCCTGGACCGTCCGGGGCTGCTCTCGGACCTGACCCGGGTGCTCTCCGACTACCGCGTCAACATTCTCACGGCAACGACGGGCCTGTCCGGGGACCAGATCGCAACCGCACGCTTCTCCTTCGAGCTGGCCGACATGGCCCACCTCAACGCGGTGTTGGCTGCCCTGCGTCGGGTCGACGGCGTCTTCGAGGCCGTGCGACTCATGGGCAATGCCTCGCGGCGCCACGAGGTCTCGAACGGATGA
- a CDS encoding DUF349 domain-containing protein produces the protein MTETPATEPQATTDPAETTSPAPEPQATQTPASEAAPAPVEETAAPAPEEVVEAASPTELTTSEFARIDEVGNVYVIDEGGERIVGAYPEGLPADPLALYVRRFEDLQATVKLFEDRLATMSPKDIDQTLATITAAVVQPNAIGDLPGLRARVEAVTARAQERKEQAREERRIAKENALAERTALVERAEEVVAQDPERTHWKQSGQALRDLLEEWKAQQRRGPRLDKSVEDGLWKRFSAARTLFDRHRRQYFSALDQAQSEAKRIKEQLIAEAEALQTSTDWGATSAAYRALMDRWKVAPRASRKEDDALWARFRAAQQVFFDARRAKDQATDAEYRENLVAKEALLVEAEAIVPVGDLDAAKTALRSVQERWDEIGRVPSADHPRLDQRLRAVEGAVRAAEDREWRRTNPETRARAEGMLGQLEAQVARFEADLAAAEAAGNAKKTKELADTLATKKAWLEQIRSSMD, from the coding sequence GTGACCGAGACTCCCGCCACCGAACCGCAGGCCACCACCGACCCTGCCGAGACCACTTCACCGGCACCGGAGCCCCAAGCCACGCAGACACCCGCCTCGGAGGCGGCCCCTGCTCCCGTCGAGGAGACTGCGGCCCCGGCTCCGGAGGAAGTCGTCGAGGCCGCTTCCCCGACCGAGCTGACCACCTCCGAGTTCGCCCGCATCGACGAGGTCGGCAACGTCTACGTCATCGACGAGGGGGGCGAACGCATCGTCGGTGCCTACCCGGAGGGCCTGCCCGCGGACCCCTTGGCCCTTTACGTGCGCCGCTTCGAGGATCTCCAGGCCACGGTGAAACTCTTCGAGGACCGCCTGGCCACCATGTCCCCCAAGGACATCGACCAGACGCTCGCCACCATCACCGCAGCCGTCGTGCAACCCAACGCCATCGGCGACCTGCCCGGCCTGCGCGCCCGCGTCGAAGCCGTGACGGCCCGCGCACAGGAACGCAAGGAACAGGCACGCGAGGAACGCCGCATCGCCAAGGAGAACGCCTTGGCAGAGCGCACCGCGCTTGTGGAGAGGGCCGAAGAGGTTGTCGCCCAGGACCCGGAACGCACCCACTGGAAGCAGTCGGGCCAGGCCCTTCGTGACCTCCTGGAGGAGTGGAAGGCCCAGCAGCGCAGGGGGCCGCGCCTCGACAAGTCCGTCGAGGACGGCCTGTGGAAGCGCTTCTCGGCGGCGCGCACCCTCTTCGACCGTCACCGTCGCCAGTACTTCAGCGCCCTCGACCAGGCGCAGAGCGAGGCCAAGCGCATCAAGGAGCAGCTCATTGCGGAGGCCGAGGCGCTGCAGACCTCCACCGACTGGGGAGCCACCTCGGCCGCCTACAGGGCCCTCATGGACCGGTGGAAGGTGGCCCCACGCGCCTCCCGCAAGGAGGATGACGCACTGTGGGCGCGTTTCCGCGCCGCCCAGCAGGTCTTCTTCGATGCCCGTCGCGCAAAGGACCAGGCCACCGACGCCGAGTACCGTGAGAATCTCGTGGCCAAGGAGGCCCTCCTCGTGGAGGCAGAGGCCATCGTCCCTGTCGGTGACTTGGACGCCGCCAAGACCGCTCTGCGTTCGGTCCAGGAACGCTGGGACGAGATCGGACGTGTCCCCTCGGCCGACCACCCGCGTCTGGACCAGCGGCTGCGCGCCGTCGAAGGCGCTGTGCGGGCCGCTGAGGACAGGGAATGGCGCCGCACCAATCCGGAGACGCGCGCCCGCGCCGAAGGTATGCTCGGCCAGCTCGAAGCCCAGGTCGCCAGGTTCGAAGCGGACCTCGCCGCCGCCGAGGCTGCGGGAAATGCGAAGAAGACCAAGGAACTGGCGGACACCCTCGCCACGAAGAAGGCGTGGCTGGAGCAGATCCGCTCCTCGATGGACTGA
- a CDS encoding MBL fold metallo-hydrolase produces the protein MRLHVVPTPFYGANCVVVLPEEGEGPALVVDPSYGVTSEIRRILDDSGCALAGVLLTHGHPDHVWEAAEVASWGTEADLGGPVPVWLPGPDMYRMDAPLGLVQIPPPDLGLPEWVKPTSLRPFPAGSVELVPGLWTKMVPAPGHTEGSALFIAHTPLTVTLEEPKGPRVVHASPVPEPWALSADVIFAGSVGRTDLPGGDETQMRHSLRTLANALDPATVLVPGHGPLTTMAEELATNPYIARARRIG, from the coding sequence ATGCGCCTGCACGTCGTCCCCACCCCCTTCTACGGGGCAAATTGTGTCGTCGTCCTGCCCGAGGAGGGCGAGGGCCCTGCCTTGGTCGTCGACCCCTCCTACGGGGTCACCTCCGAGATCCGTCGAATCCTCGACGACTCGGGCTGCGCCTTGGCGGGGGTGCTCCTGACCCACGGGCATCCCGACCACGTGTGGGAGGCCGCCGAGGTGGCCTCCTGGGGCACCGAGGCCGACTTGGGCGGCCCTGTGCCCGTGTGGCTGCCGGGCCCCGACATGTACCGGATGGATGCGCCACTGGGCCTCGTCCAGATCCCGCCGCCCGACCTGGGACTGCCCGAATGGGTCAAGCCGACCTCATTGCGCCCCTTCCCGGCCGGCTCGGTCGAACTGGTTCCCGGACTGTGGACGAAGATGGTCCCGGCCCCCGGCCACACCGAAGGATCCGCGCTGTTCATCGCCCACACTCCGCTGACCGTGACCCTTGAGGAGCCCAAGGGCCCGCGTGTCGTCCACGCCAGCCCGGTGCCGGAGCCGTGGGCGCTGTCCGCCGACGTGATCTTCGCCGGATCCGTCGGACGCACGGACCTGCCCGGTGGGGACGAGACCCAGATGCGCCACAGCCTGCGCACCTTGGCCAACGCCTTGGATCCGGCCACCGTCCTGGTCCCCGGACACGGCCCACTGACGACCATGGCGGAGGAACTGGCCACCAACCCCTACATCGCCAGAGCTCGCCGCATCGGCTGA